The uncultured Celeribacter sp. genome includes the window CGACGTCATCGAAGACGGACTTGGCAGCATCCCCCTCTGGCGAGGCGGGCAGGGCGACTTCGTCGGCCACTGGCATGGCCGTCGACGCGTCGGTTTCGCTGATATCTGCCGACCAGTCGGGCGCATCGGCAGCAACCGTCAGGGCCTGACGGAACAGCAGCGCGCGCTCGGATGTGTCATCGCGTCCGCTTGGCGGAAATTCCGCAATGTAGCGCAGCTCGTAAGTGCCGGGCACATCGGGTGCGGTCAGAGTGATGGCGCGATCTTCGGTGCTATTGCGCAGATACGCGTAGCTGTGTTCGGAATAGCCATCGCCGCTATAAAGTCCATCGGTGTCCGGATCGACAAGGTCGATCCAGTCGCGTGGACCGCCCGGACCGGACCAGATCAGCGTAAAATCGACACCGGGGCGCACCCTGTCAGGGGCAAGGAAGCTGATCTGTGCAGCGGTGACTGTGATATTCTCGACGGCCAACTCGGCTGAACTGTAACCCGAACCTTCGACGATGTAGCGCAACGTATAGTCGCCCTCATCGAGCGGCATATGCATCTCGACCGGCGAGTTTTCCACAAGGGACATGCCGGCTAGCCAAGCGTCAAGGTTCGTCTGACTTGCGTGATATAGCCCGAGGAAACCCTTGGGACCCGCCCAGTCCACTGAAACCATTGCACCTTGCCCAGCCACATCGGGAGCCCTGAGGAAATTGTCGATATCGACAACCGAGATGTTGCGCAGGGCAAGCGTGTGTTCGCGCGTGCCATCCGCGATCATCGCCTGTTCCTCTTCGGTTAGCAGCTGAACATAGCGCAAGACGTAGTCACCGAGGTCGGCGGGCATGGTCAGCATCACAGTGTCGCTGTCAGCCACAACAGGAGTCGCGTCAAAGGCATGGGTGCCTGCCCCGTCAAAGGGAACAATGTCGATATAATCGCCTTCACCCGCAGGGCCGCTCCAGCGCACCTCGATCTGCGTGGCACGGCCAGCAACTTCCGGCGCTTCCAGCGTGGCGGCCGGGAACGGCGGCAGGGGGGGCTCGGCCTGCTGTACTTCCCTCGGGGCAAGGGTCTGGTTCAACGCATCACGCAGGCCGCGTGCATCGCCCGCCTCGAAATACCGCCCCCCTGTTTCCGAAGCGAGACATTCCAGCGCTGCGGTCTCGGCACCTTGCAACCCAAAGCCGACCACATGGGCGGTGAAATCCACCCCGCTTTGCTCCAGCTCGCGGCCCAAAGCGCAGGGATCTCCCTCACAGGTTTCCAACCCGTCAGTGATCAGGATGACGGTCGCAGCTTCCTCAGTCGCGCGCAGGTCCAGAGCGGCGCGGCGCACCGCTTCCGTCAGCGGGGTCTTGCCTAGGAAGCGCATGGTACTGGCACTTGACAGCAACTGCGATGCCGTCCCGGGCGCCGGGGCCACCAGAAGCTCGATATCGGCACAATCGCCCTTGCGTCGATGTCCGTAGGC containing:
- a CDS encoding VWA domain-containing protein, producing MRMFWVGAIGLALGGQIAQAEQANTIIVMDGSGSMWGQIDGRPKLEIARQTLADVLVDFPPDRSLGLLAYGHRRKGDCADIELLVAPAPGTASQLLSSASTMRFLGKTPLTEAVRRAALDLRATEEAATVILITDGLETCEGDPCALGRELEQSGVDFTAHVVGFGLQGAETAALECLASETGGRYFEAGDARGLRDALNQTLAPREVQQAEPPLPPFPAATLEAPEVAGRATQIEVRWSGPAGEGDYIDIVPFDGAGTHAFDATPVVADSDTVMLTMPADLGDYVLRYVQLLTEEEQAMIADGTREHTLALRNISVVDIDNFLRAPDVAGQGAMVSVDWAGPKGFLGLYHASQTNLDAWLAGMSLVENSPVEMHMPLDEGDYTLRYIVEGSGYSSAELAVENITVTAAQISFLAPDRVRPGVDFTLIWSGPGGPRDWIDLVDPDTDGLYSGDGYSEHSYAYLRNSTEDRAITLTAPDVPGTYELRYIAEFPPSGRDDTSERALLFRQALTVAADAPDWSADISETDASTAMPVADEVALPASPEGDAAKSVFDDVAIGDDLGYLCEEQLGCLIEDRKTGISFFLRPGWGTDFPYRDGPEAPVRINFFDTASEARLSLNAPPEVTEGTLCLPSTMGPVCNLTPDEPAALLGATLLLQTIQPLN